In Salinigranum marinum, one DNA window encodes the following:
- a CDS encoding YkgJ family cysteine cluster protein: MEVNCEGCAGCCIDWRPVSPVPLDHERRSGRLPLDDTYNLVSLTRDEIGRFVDAGHGDALTPRLWRPADGDASVTIDDRAVAAIDGRPAFVVGLRKPPKPVAPFGLDRRWLRGCVFLDPDSLQCRIHGDHLYPGECADYPGHNLALDRETECERVERVYGGERLVDGRDPPTGHLRLGPAALGTTVFAHPDPARLDGVADRLVAGTLRPADRAEFVGYAVASLPGSLTVDDDRAAAVREAVLGSSSWLSGVLDAWAARATAVGDDASNAALGIEDEAGAPATPGWDAIHPGGEG, translated from the coding sequence ATGGAGGTGAACTGCGAGGGCTGTGCGGGCTGTTGCATCGACTGGCGGCCCGTTTCACCCGTGCCTCTGGACCACGAGCGCCGAAGCGGACGCCTCCCGCTGGACGACACGTACAACCTCGTCTCGTTGACGCGCGACGAGATCGGGCGGTTCGTCGACGCGGGCCACGGCGACGCGCTCACGCCCCGGCTCTGGCGACCGGCCGACGGCGACGCGTCAGTGACGATCGACGACCGCGCGGTAGCGGCGATCGACGGCCGGCCGGCGTTCGTCGTCGGCCTCCGCAAGCCGCCCAAACCGGTCGCGCCGTTCGGCCTCGACCGCCGGTGGCTCCGGGGGTGCGTCTTTCTGGACCCCGACAGCCTGCAGTGTCGGATCCACGGCGACCACCTGTACCCCGGCGAGTGCGCCGACTACCCCGGCCACAACCTCGCGCTCGACCGCGAGACCGAGTGCGAGCGGGTCGAGCGCGTCTACGGCGGGGAGCGACTCGTCGACGGGCGCGATCCGCCGACCGGACACCTCCGGCTGGGGCCGGCGGCGCTCGGGACGACGGTGTTCGCCCACCCCGACCCCGCCCGCCTCGATGGCGTGGCCGACCGCCTCGTCGCCGGAACGCTCCGGCCCGCCGACCGCGCCGAGTTCGTCGGATACGCGGTGGCCTCGTTGCCGGGGTCGCTCACGGTCGACGACGACCGTGCGGCGGCGGTTCGCGAGGCGGTCCTGGGATCGTCGTCGTGGCTCTCCGGCGTGCTCGACGCCTGGGCGGCCCGGGCGACGGCCGTCGGCGACGACGCCTCGAACGCGGCGCTCGGGATCGAAGACGAGGCGGGAGCGCCGGCGACGCCGGGGTGGGACGCGATCCATCCCGGCGGCGAGGGCTGA
- a CDS encoding NAD-dependent epimerase/dehydratase family protein has protein sequence MKVFVTGATGFVGSRLVPALLSAGHEVAVLTRDATRYGGPPDVHVVEGDLVASGPFRLVDPGDGDDASNAASATPIEGTLGEVLSPLGIDAAYYLVHSMGTGSDFETRDRTAARTFTRGLSEAGVERVIYLGGLGADSDRLSPHLRSRREVERILGDGTAALTTLRAAIVIGEGSASFELIRQLSSRLPVMVTPRWVETPCQPVAVDDVVAYLVGVLDVPETVGETYEVGGPEVMTYREIMRRTGRQLGQEPHIVSVPVLTPRLSAYWLDLVTDVPREVAHPLIEGLKNPVVVSDTRIQGLVQVDHTPFDVAVARALGHEPEPDRTLTVEVREPADDRFESGPETEAGPGVQ, from the coding sequence ATGAAGGTATTCGTCACGGGTGCGACAGGGTTCGTCGGGAGCCGACTCGTCCCGGCACTGCTGTCGGCGGGACACGAGGTGGCCGTCCTGACCCGCGACGCGACGCGATACGGCGGCCCACCGGACGTGCACGTGGTCGAGGGTGACCTCGTCGCGTCGGGGCCGTTCCGGCTCGTCGATCCTGGCGACGGAGACGACGCCTCGAACGCGGCGTCAGCGACGCCGATAGAGGGGACGCTCGGCGAGGTCCTGTCGCCGCTGGGGATCGACGCGGCGTACTACCTGGTCCACTCGATGGGGACGGGAAGCGACTTCGAGACGAGGGACCGCACGGCCGCGCGGACGTTCACCCGCGGGCTCTCGGAGGCGGGCGTCGAGCGGGTGATCTACCTCGGCGGGCTGGGGGCTGACAGCGACCGGTTGTCGCCGCATCTCCGGTCGCGGCGGGAGGTCGAGCGGATCCTCGGCGACGGGACGGCGGCGCTGACGACGCTCCGGGCGGCGATCGTCATCGGCGAGGGGAGCGCGAGCTTCGAGCTCATCCGCCAGCTCTCGTCGCGACTGCCGGTGATGGTGACGCCGCGGTGGGTCGAGACCCCGTGCCAGCCGGTGGCGGTCGACGACGTCGTCGCCTACCTCGTCGGCGTGCTCGACGTCCCCGAGACAGTCGGGGAGACGTACGAGGTCGGCGGGCCCGAGGTCATGACCTACCGCGAGATCATGCGACGGACGGGACGCCAGTTGGGACAGGAGCCGCACATCGTCTCGGTGCCCGTGCTCACGCCGCGGTTGTCGGCGTACTGGCTCGACCTGGTGACCGACGTGCCGCGGGAGGTCGCCCACCCGCTCATCGAGGGGCTGAAAAACCCCGTCGTCGTGAGCGACACGCGCATCCAGGGGCTCGTCCAGGTCGATCATACCCCGTTCGACGTCGCCGTCGCCCGGGCGCTTGGGCACGAACCGGAGCCGGATCGGACGCTGACCGTCGAGGTCCGCGAACCGGCCGACGACCGCTTCGAGTCCGGGCCGGAGACCGAGGCGGGACCGGGGGTACAGTGA
- a CDS encoding DUF7530 family protein: MTAAGEDAPQYGETWVYESIVGALPGASLSGRAAIALQIAIFQASLFVLAWVYDLWAVVPAGTAAIGVAAVGSALMLRFSTATRKLDLPPTYQRFLFSSGIEVVLGVLAFVALVTHLFVYGPQSGDSALLPALLGPDPPVIVVYLMLLVLWDLCYRIGTSWWAAVVAAWRSYRYTFDADTAAALRRTDANNVAFGLIQIALLPFLREQPVLFAAVAGHVVAVTVVSTVAFATIETEDATAV; the protein is encoded by the coding sequence ATGACGGCGGCGGGAGAGGACGCGCCGCAGTACGGCGAGACGTGGGTGTACGAGAGCATCGTCGGCGCGCTCCCCGGTGCCTCGCTGTCGGGGCGGGCGGCGATCGCGCTGCAGATCGCGATCTTCCAGGCGAGCCTGTTCGTCCTCGCGTGGGTGTACGATCTCTGGGCCGTGGTGCCAGCGGGAACGGCCGCCATCGGCGTCGCGGCGGTCGGGAGCGCGCTCATGCTCCGGTTCAGCACCGCCACGCGGAAACTCGACCTGCCACCGACGTACCAGCGCTTTCTCTTCTCCTCGGGGATCGAGGTGGTGCTCGGCGTCTTAGCGTTCGTTGCGCTCGTCACCCACCTGTTCGTCTACGGTCCGCAGTCGGGCGACTCGGCGCTGTTGCCGGCGCTGCTCGGCCCCGACCCGCCGGTGATCGTCGTCTACCTCATGTTACTGGTCCTCTGGGACCTCTGTTACCGCATCGGGACGTCGTGGTGGGCGGCCGTCGTCGCGGCGTGGCGCTCGTACCGGTACACGTTCGACGCCGACACCGCCGCGGCGCTCAGGCGAACGGACGCGAACAACGTCGCGTTCGGACTGATCCAGATCGCGCTCTTGCCGTTTCTCCGGGAGCAGCCCGTGCTGTTCGCGGCCGTCGCGGGACACGTCGTCGCGGTGACCGTCGTCTCGACGGTGGCGTTCGCGACGATCGAAACGGAGGACGCTACTGCTGTTTGA
- a CDS encoding DUF5786 family protein, protein MSMGAYDEDEHERREQKTSTVDAAFDDERVVYHGTLEYDSGDSTEALLDQFKRIKQQ, encoded by the coding sequence ATGTCAATGGGTGCCTATGACGAGGACGAGCACGAGCGCCGCGAACAGAAGACCTCGACAGTGGACGCCGCGTTCGACGACGAGCGCGTCGTCTACCACGGCACGCTCGAGTACGACTCCGGTGACTCCACTGAGGCACTTCTCGACCAGTTCAAGCGGATCAAACAGCAGTAG